The Deltaproteobacteria bacterium region GCCTGCCTTCGCGGGCGACCTGCCGCTCGCGGGCGGCGGGGCCGATCTCGGTGGCGAGCCCGAGCCGGCGCCCGCGCCCGCAGCGCCGGCGAAGCCGGCGCAGGCCGCGCCGTCCGCCCCGTCCTCGCCGGCCCCCCGCGCGGCCGAGCCCGCGCCCGAGGGCGACGTCGAGCAGCTCCTGGCGGAAGCAGCGGTCTACGCGCGCTACGGGAAGCACGAGCGGGCGCTCGCCTGTCTCGAGGCCGCGCTCGCACAGGAGCCGGCGCACGGCGCAGCGCTCGAGCAGCTCGGGGACGTGCAGGCCGCCGCGGGCGCTCCGGAGCGTGCCGTCGAGGCCTGGACCCGCGCGGCGGAGCAGGCCGGCGAGGCACGCGACGCCGCGCGCTTCGCCCTGCTGCGCGCGCGCATCGAGGGTCTCGATCCCGCCGCCGCCGCGGCCCTGCACGCGCCGCTGCCCGCGGGCGCCGCGGCGCCGACGGTCCTCTTCGATCTGGGCCAGACGGGCGGCGTTGACGAGGCGGAGGAGGCGCCCGCCGGCGAGCTCGACGACATCGAGATCGACGTCGACGACGTGTCGCTGGACGGCGGCGAGCACGAGCCCGCCCCCGGATCGACCGGCGCCGGCGCCGCGGAGCTCGAGCTCGATCTCGACGACGGCAGCCTGGCGGCCGTGGAGCCGGCGGGCGCGCCTGCGCACGCAGCGGCCGTGGCGCCGGAGCCCGACCTCGACCTCGATCTCGACGACCGCTCCGAGCCCGCGCCGGCCCCGGACGATGCGGCGGGCGAGGTCGAGGACGAGATCGTGTTCGACGGCGAGGACGCTGCGGCTTCGCTGCCGGTCCCGGACGACACGGAGCCGCCCGCGGCACGCGAGCAGACCTGGGAGCTGCCCGAAGAGGAGCTCGCAACCGCGCCGCCGCACCTGCCCCGGAGCGACGCCGCCGCGGACGTCGATCCAGCCGTACGATCCGAAGTGCCTCCGGGCGAGCTGTCGGCGTCGGCGGCACAGCACATCCAGGAGGACCTCGAGGAGGCGGGCTTCTACTTCGACCAGGGCCTGCTGGCCGAGGCCGAGGCCGTCTACCGCCGGATCCTCGCGCGCGCGCCGAGCCATCCGGGCGCGCTGCTCCGGCTCGGCGAGATCGCCGTGCAGCGCGGCGGCCCGATCGCGGTTCCGGCGCCGCTCCCCGTCGCTCCCGAGCCCGCCGCGCCCGCGGTGGCACGCGAGGACGCGCTCGAGGTCGAGCCTCCCGACGCGCTCGACCTGACGGCGCCTGCGCTCGACGAGGACGAATGGCCGGGCGAGGTCGCGCCGCCGGTGGAGGCGGAGGACTCGACCGCCAACGTGCTCGCGAGCGGGCCGGATGCGAGCCTCGACGACACCACGCTGCGTCCGACGCCGGCACCCGCGTTCGCCGTCGCGCCCGCCCCGGAGGCGCCGGTCGCACCCGCTGCGCCGGCGCCCGTCGCCGTCGCGGCGGCGCCGCGAGCCTCCGAGGAGCCGGAGCTCACCGCGCCCGACCTCCCGCAGGACGACGAGACCGGGGGCGCCGCCTTCGACCTGGCGGCCGAGCTCTCCGAGGCGCTCGCCGATGCGACTCCGAGCGCCGGCGCCGGCACCGACGACGAGGGCTTCAGCTCGCTCTTCCGCGAGTTCAAGCGCGGCGTCTCGCAGACGCTCGGCGAGGGCGACGTCGAGACCCACTTCGACCTCGGCATCGCCTACCGCGAGATGGGCCTGCTCGAGGATGCGATCGGCGAGTTCCGCCACGCACTGGGCTCGCCCGTGCGGCGCCTCGACGCGCTCCAGCTGATGGGCCTGTGCGCGATCGACCTGGGCCGCGGGCAGGACGCCGTCGGCCACCTGGAGCAGGCGCTCGCCTCGCCTGACGTGCCGTCCGAGCGCGAGGCGCCACTGCGCTACGAGCTGGGGCGCGCCTACCAGATCCTGCCCGACCGCGTTCGGGCGCTCGACGCCTTCCATCGCGTGCAGCAGCTCGAGCCCGGCTTCCAGGACGTCGCCGAGCGGGTGGCCGCCCTCGAGCGCGGCTCCGCAGCCGAGCCCGAGGCGGAGCCTGCGGAGTCGGTCGAGGCCTTCGAGTCCTTCGACGACCTCGTGGCCGAGGCCGCCGAGGACGCGCCGGCGGCACCCCGCTACGAGAGCTTCGACGACGTGGTCGCGGAGGCGAACCACGAGGACGAGGAGGTCTCCGCCGAGCTCGAGGAGGCGTCGCCGTCCGAGGAGGGCGAGGGGACGGAGCTGCCCGACAGCGGCGCCGGCGGATCTCCGGACGACGGCGGAGCCGCGCTCGAGCGCGAGACCGAGGCGGCCTTCCTGGACGCCACGCTCGCGGGCGTCGAGGTCGCCGAGCCGGAATCCGGTCCGGCACCCGAGCACGCACCCGAACCCCAAACCGTGGAGCCTGTCGCTCCGGTGCAGCGGCGCCGGCGCAAGGTCTCCTTCTTCTGAGGTCGCCCTTGGAGCACCTGGAACGCTTCGGCCTGGAGCGCGAGCCCTTCCGCAACGAGCCGCAGCCGGACTTCTGGTTCGAGAGCCGTGGCGTCTCCGAGGCGAAGGCGCGGCTCCTGCGCTGCCTGCGCCAGGGCAAGGAGCTGTCGGTGCTGTGCGGCGAGCTCGGCTCCGGCACCACGACCCTCGCGCGGCACGTGCTCGACGAGCTCGATCCCGATCGCTTCGAGGTGGGGCTCCTGGTGGTCGGCCGCGGCGTCGAGCCGGCCTGGCTGCGTTCGGCCGTGGCCCGCCAGCTCGGGGTCGCCGAGCCCGCCGGCACGCGCGCGGAGGCCCTGCGCGAGCTCTACCTCCACCTCGTCGAGCTGCGCAAGGAGGGGCGTCGCGCCGTGGTCGCGATCGACGAGGCGCAGGCCCTCGGCGTCGAGGCGCTGGCCGAGCTCGTCGCGATGCTGAACTTCGAGCACGACGACGAGCGCCTGCTCTCGGCGCTGCTGGTCGGCTCGCTCGAGCTCGAGCGCATGCTGGGCCGCGAGCCGGCGCTGCTCGGCCGCTGCGAGCTGCGCGTGCGCATCGAGCCGCTCGCCGGCGAGGAGGCGCGCGCCTACCTCGCACACCGGCTGGTCGTGGCCGGCGGCGACCCCGCGCTCTTCGCCCCCGAGCTCGCCGACGTGATCGCCGCGCGCGCCGGGGGTCTGCCGCGGCGCATGAACGCGCTCGCCGACAACGCGCTCTTCGAGGCGCACCTCGCGCGCCGCGAGTGGCCGGAGCCGGCCGACGTCGAGCGCGCGGCGCGGGACCTGCCGTGGGCCCAGAGCGGCGCCGACACCCTCTCGGGCGTGTCGCCCGCCGCGCTCGGCCTCGCGCCGCATGCACCCGCCGCGCCGGAGCTCGGCGACTTCGACCTCGACGCGGAGCTCGGTCCCGAGCTGAGCGGGGGCGAGGGCGCCCTCCACGCAGGTGTCTCGCGGGCTCACGTCTCGCGGCCGGCACGCGCCTTCGACCGCGAGCCGCACGAGGAGGAGCTGCAGGCCGAGCTCGCCACCACCGGGCCCGACCACACCGCTCCGGGCGCCTGGAGCCGCCCGCGCCGGGCATCGCTCGACGACGAGGTGCTCGGCACCGCACCGCCGCGTCTGCCCGACGAGTCCGAGATCGACGGCCTCTTCGTGGACCTGGTCGACGAGGAGAAGGACTGAGGGCAGCGGAATCGTCCGGCACATCGCCATCGGCTCGACTACGCTGTCGATCGTGATGCGCCCCCTCCTGCTCGCTCTCGCCCTCCTCGCAATCGCCGCGGCAGCGCCCGCGCAGGACGTCCTGCCGCGGCCCGCGCCGCCCTTCACCGGCACGATCGAGAAGACCCTCGCGGGCTCCGTTCCCGAGTACCCGGAGCGGCCCCAGGCGCCCGCGGGCGCGCCGAACGTCCTGGTCGTGCTGATCGACGACGCCGGCTTCGGCAACCCCTCGACCTTCGGCGGGCCGGTCCGGACGCCGACCCTCGACCGGCTCGCCGCGCAGGGGCTCCGCTACAACCGCTTCCACGTGACGGCGCTCTGCTCTCCGACGCGCGCCGCGCTGCTCTCCGGCCGCAACCACCACCGGATGGGCTTCGGCATGATCGCCGAGACCCACAGCGGCTTCCCGGGCTACGACGCACACTGGCCGCGCGATGCCGCCTCGCTGGCCCGCATCCTGCGCGACAACGGCTATGCGACGGCCGCGATCGGCAAGTGGCACCTGACCCCCGACGACGAGCAGGGGCCCGCCGGCCCCTTCGACCGCTGGCCCAATGCGCTCGGCTTCGACTACTTCTACGGCTTCCTGGGCGGAGAGGACTCGCACTGGGACCCCATGCTGGTCGAGAACCAGACGACGCTCGGCGTCCCGACCGGGAAGGGCTTCTACCTGACCACGGCGCTCGCCGACCACGCGATCGCCTGGATCCGCGACCAGAAGAGCCAGGCGCCCGAGCAGCCCTTCTTCCTCTACTTCGCGACCGGCGCGAGCCACGCCCCGCACCACGTGGCCCAGGAGTGGGCCGACCGCTACGCCGGGAAGTTCGACGCCGGCTGGGACGCGCTGCGCGTGGCCACCTTCGAACGCCAGAAACAGCTCGGTGTGATCCCGCCCGACGCGGTCCTGACGCCTCGCCCCGACGCCTTCCCGGCCTGGGACCCCCTGCCGGCCGAGGTCAAGAGGCTCTACGCGCGGCAGATGGAGGTCTACGCCGGCTTCCAGGAGTGCACCGATCACGAGGTGGGCCGCGTGGTCGGGGCGATCGAGGAGCTCGGCCTCGGCGACGACACGCTCGTCGTCTACCTCTTCGGCGACAACGGCGCGTCGATGGAGGGCACCGAGTCCGGCAGCTTCAACGAGATCACCACGCTGAACGGGATCCCGCTCACGACCGCGCAGCAGCTCGAGGCGATCCACGCCTACGGGGGCCTCGAGGTGTGGGGCGGGCCGCGCACCGATCCGCACTACGCGGCCGCCTGGGCCTGGGCCGGCAACACGCCCTTCCAGTGGGGCAAGCAGGTGGCCTCGCACCTCGGCGGCATCCGCAACGGCATGGTGGTCTCCTGGCCGAAGCGCATCACCGACAAGGGCGGGCTGCGCAGCCAGTTCACCCATGCGATCGATCTCACCCCGACGATCCTCGAGGCCGCCGGCGTGACCGCGCCGGCCGTCGTCGACGGGATCCCGCAGCAGCCGATCCAGGGCACCAGCTTCGCCTACACCTTCGACGACGCCGCGGCTCCGGAGCGTCACACCCGCCAGTACTTCGAGATGATCGGCAACCGCGCGATCTACGAGGACGGCTGGCTGTGGAGCTGCCGCATCGACCGCATCCCGTGGCGCTTCGATCCCGCGACGATCGCGCGGCTGGCGCCCGGCACCTGGGACCCCGACGAGGACCGCTGCGAGCTCTACGACCTGGAGCACGATTTCTCGCAGAGCCGCGATCTCGCCGCCGAGCACCCCGACCGGATGGCCGCCCTCGAGGCGCTCTTCTGGAGCGAGGCCGAGCGCAACCAGGTGCTGCCGCTGCTCGGCGGCATCGCCTTCCTGTGGGGGATCCGGCCGCCCGCCGATCTCGCCCCGCAGCGGGTCGTCCTCCAGCCCGGCGTCGAGAACCTGGCGCCCGGGATGACCCCGCCGATCTACAACCGCTCGTTCGCGATCGAGGCGGACCTCGAGGTTCCGCACAACTGGTGTCTCGGCCCGGTCTGCAGCGGCGCCGAGGGAGTCATCGTCGCCAACTCGAGCTTCCTCGGCGGGTTCTCGCTCTACGTGCTGGGCGGGCGGCTCCGCTACACCTACAGCTTCCTGGGCCTGAAGATCGACGACCTCGTGGCCTCCGAGGCGCTGCCCGAGGGTAAGGTGAAGGTGCGCTACGAGTTCACCGCCGACACGCCCCGGAAGCTTGCGACCGGCGGCACCCAGCGCCTCTTCCTCGACGGCAAGCAGGTCGCCGAGGGCCGGCTCGAGCACACCGTGCCGCTGCGCTTCTCGGGCTACGCCGGCCTCGACGTCGGCCGCGACAACGGGCTTCCGGTCTCGCCGCACTGGATGTACTACCTGCGCCGGCCGTTCCCCTTCGCGGGCACGATCGAGCGCGTGGTCTTCGACCTGCAGTAGCGCCGCGCCGGAGGCCACGCGCCGCGGGCGCGCTCAGGGCGTCACGATCGGGAAGCGGCCGTCGGGGCGGTCGAGGAGCGAGAAGAACCCGAGGAGCGCCGTGCGGCTGCCCTCGACGTGCAGGTCGTCGCTGAAGATCATCTCGCGCAGGCCCGCCTGGCCCGTCGAGAGCCGCAGCAGGAACTCGCGCGTGAGCCGCACCGTGACGTCGGCGCCCGGGTCGGCCTCGGCCTCGTGGTGGTGGAGCACGCCGTTCGAGAGCTCGACGACGTGGGTCTCGCCGAGGTCCGTGAAGACGAAGTTCAGGGTGAGCTCCCGGCCCGCCGCCTTCGGGCCGACGACCCGCACCGCCATCGCGTCGAAGAAGCGCTTGAGGGGCAGGTGGCGGAGCAGGCCCATCAGGCTGGCGGTCGCGAGCGGCGGCGTGGTGATCCCGTGGCGCAGCTCGTGGGCGCCGCTCAGGTAGACGTCGCGCCAGGGACCGGACTCCGCCTGGTAGCCGAGCTGGTCGTAGGCGCGCGCGAGGAGCTCGCGGGCCTCGGCGTCGTCGGGGTCCGCGAAGACGGCGTGGTGCATCACCATCGCCACCCAGCGGTACTCGCCGCGCTCGAAGGACTCCCGCGCCTTGCGCTTCACCTCGGCGGCGCCGCCCATGAACTCGACGTAGCGCCGGGCGGCCTCGGCCGGGGGCAGGGGGTCCAGGTGGGCCGGGTTGCCGTCGAACCAGCCGAAGTAGTTCTGGTACACGGCCTTCGCGTCGTGGGAGACGGTGCCGTAGTAGCCGCGCACCGCGAAGGCCGTGCGCAGCGCCTCGGGCAGCTCGAGCTGCTCCGCGATCTCCTCGGGCCCGAGGCCCGCGTTGGCAAGGCGCAGGGTCTGGTCGTGGATGTACTTGTAGACGTCGCGCTGCTTGGCGAGGAAGTCGTGGATCCGCTCCTTCCCCCACACCGGCCAGTGATGGCTCGCGAACACCACCTCGGCGTCGGGCCACCGCCGCATCGCCTCGTCGATGTAGCCGCTCCAGAGCAGCGCGTCGCGCACCTTGGCGCCGCGCAGGGTGTAGAGGTTGTGGAGCGTGTGGGTGGCGATCTCGGCGGCGCACCAGGCCTGCTTCTCGGGCAGGTAGAAGGTGAGCTCGGCGGGCGCCTCCGAGTGGGGCGCGTACTGGAAGACGAAGCGCACGCCGTCGATCACGAGCTCCTGGCCGGTGTGGTCGATCGTCTCGGTCGGCAGGCGGAGCCCCATCGTGCCGCGCGCCGGGCCCTTGCCGAGGCCCGTGTCGACGTGCCCGCGCGGCGAGCGCGGCAGGTCGGTGCCGAACATGTAGGTGGCGCGCCGCCCCATCGCGACGCCCGCCAGCACGTTCTCGCTGGTCGCCTCCTCGACGAAGCCGGCCGGCGCGATCACGCGCACGCCGGCCGCCGCCGCCTCGTCGGGCAGCACGGCCGCGATCCCGCCGAAGTGGTCCACGTGGCTGTGGGTGAAGACGACCGCCACGATCGGGCGCGGGCGGAGATGCTGGCGCGCGAAGGCCAGCGCGGCGGCCGCCGTCTCCTGCGTCGTCAGCGGATCGACGACGATCCAGCCCGTGGCGCCGTCGATGATCGTCAGGTTCGAGATGTCGTAGCCGCGGAGCTGGTGGACGCCCTCGGTCACCCGGAAGAGTCCGTGCTGGCCGTTCAGCTTCGCCTGGCGCCAGAGGCTCGGGTTCACGGTGGGGGGCGCTTCCCCGGTGACGAAGTCGTAGGCGGGCAGGTCCCAGATGGGCGGGCCCGAGGGGGCCCGCACGACCAGGTCCGGGTCGCTCGCCAGGAGCCCGCGCGAGGCGTCCTCGAAGTCCTGCGCGTCGGCGAGCGGAAGCGCGCTGGCGACGGCGGCCTGCGCGGCGATCGTGGTGGCGGTGGCGGGCGTGGCGCCCGCCGCGTCGGGCTCCGCCGTGGCCGCGGACGGGGTCGCGGCGGGCGGAGCGGGAGGCGCCGCCTCGCGCGAGCACGCGAGGGCGAGCGCGAGGAGCACGAGGACAGCCGGGCGGAGCGCGGAGATCGCCACGACTCCTGCCTACGGCGTCCCGCCGGTGGCCCGCTTCTCGATCAGCTTCTGCTCGAGCTCCTGCTTCATCTCGGCCTGCGAAGCCTGCCAGGTCTGGAACTGCGCCGGCGTCAGCACGCCCTGGAGCTTCGTGTCCTTGTCCTGCTCGATCTGCCGGGCCGCGCGCGCCTTCTGGAGGGGACGCTCGCTGCCCTTCAGGACCGGATCCATCTTCTGGGCGGTGTCGAGGTTGATCGCCTCCACCCGGGGAAGCTGCTCGGGGGTGAGCGCGAGCTTCTCCTTCATCAGCGCGGTCTGGATCTTCGCGCGCTCCGCGGGCGTCGAGCTCGCGACGGCGGGCGGAAGCCCGGCCTGGGCGAAGGCGCCGGGCGGGAGCGCCAGCGCGAGGAGGAGGGCGGGAAGGAGGCGGTTCATGGGGGTCCCTCGTGGAAGTCCGGAGGCCGACTCTCGCAGAACGG contains the following coding sequences:
- a CDS encoding MBL fold metallo-hydrolase, with the protein product MAISALRPAVLVLLALALACSREAAPPAPPAATPSAATAEPDAAGATPATATTIAAQAAVASALPLADAQDFEDASRGLLASDPDLVVRAPSGPPIWDLPAYDFVTGEAPPTVNPSLWRQAKLNGQHGLFRVTEGVHQLRGYDISNLTIIDGATGWIVVDPLTTQETAAAALAFARQHLRPRPIVAVVFTHSHVDHFGGIAAVLPDEAAAAGVRVIAPAGFVEEATSENVLAGVAMGRRATYMFGTDLPRSPRGHVDTGLGKGPARGTMGLRLPTETIDHTGQELVIDGVRFVFQYAPHSEAPAELTFYLPEKQAWCAAEIATHTLHNLYTLRGAKVRDALLWSGYIDEAMRRWPDAEVVFASHHWPVWGKERIHDFLAKQRDVYKYIHDQTLRLANAGLGPEEIAEQLELPEALRTAFAVRGYYGTVSHDAKAVYQNYFGWFDGNPAHLDPLPPAEAARRYVEFMGGAAEVKRKARESFERGEYRWVAMVMHHAVFADPDDAEARELLARAYDQLGYQAESGPWRDVYLSGAHELRHGITTPPLATASLMGLLRHLPLKRFFDAMAVRVVGPKAAGRELTLNFVFTDLGETHVVELSNGVLHHHEAEADPGADVTVRLTREFLLRLSTGQAGLREMIFSDDLHVEGSRTALLGFFSLLDRPDGRFPIVTP
- a CDS encoding arylsulfatase; protein product: MRPLLLALALLAIAAAAPAQDVLPRPAPPFTGTIEKTLAGSVPEYPERPQAPAGAPNVLVVLIDDAGFGNPSTFGGPVRTPTLDRLAAQGLRYNRFHVTALCSPTRAALLSGRNHHRMGFGMIAETHSGFPGYDAHWPRDAASLARILRDNGYATAAIGKWHLTPDDEQGPAGPFDRWPNALGFDYFYGFLGGEDSHWDPMLVENQTTLGVPTGKGFYLTTALADHAIAWIRDQKSQAPEQPFFLYFATGASHAPHHVAQEWADRYAGKFDAGWDALRVATFERQKQLGVIPPDAVLTPRPDAFPAWDPLPAEVKRLYARQMEVYAGFQECTDHEVGRVVGAIEELGLGDDTLVVYLFGDNGASMEGTESGSFNEITTLNGIPLTTAQQLEAIHAYGGLEVWGGPRTDPHYAAAWAWAGNTPFQWGKQVASHLGGIRNGMVVSWPKRITDKGGLRSQFTHAIDLTPTILEAAGVTAPAVVDGIPQQPIQGTSFAYTFDDAAAPERHTRQYFEMIGNRAIYEDGWLWSCRIDRIPWRFDPATIARLAPGTWDPDEDRCELYDLEHDFSQSRDLAAEHPDRMAALEALFWSEAERNQVLPLLGGIAFLWGIRPPADLAPQRVVLQPGVENLAPGMTPPIYNRSFAIEADLEVPHNWCLGPVCSGAEGVIVANSSFLGGFSLYVLGGRLRYTYSFLGLKIDDLVASEALPEGKVKVRYEFTADTPRKLATGGTQRLFLDGKQVAEGRLEHTVPLRFSGYAGLDVGRDNGLPVSPHWMYYLRRPFPFAGTIERVVFDLQ
- a CDS encoding AAA family ATPase, which translates into the protein MEHLERFGLEREPFRNEPQPDFWFESRGVSEAKARLLRCLRQGKELSVLCGELGSGTTTLARHVLDELDPDRFEVGLLVVGRGVEPAWLRSAVARQLGVAEPAGTRAEALRELYLHLVELRKEGRRAVVAIDEAQALGVEALAELVAMLNFEHDDERLLSALLVGSLELERMLGREPALLGRCELRVRIEPLAGEEARAYLAHRLVVAGGDPALFAPELADVIAARAGGLPRRMNALADNALFEAHLARREWPEPADVERAARDLPWAQSGADTLSGVSPAALGLAPHAPAAPELGDFDLDAELGPELSGGEGALHAGVSRAHVSRPARAFDREPHEEELQAELATTGPDHTAPGAWSRPRRASLDDEVLGTAPPRLPDESEIDGLFVDLVDEEKD
- a CDS encoding tetratricopeptide repeat protein, with translation MAAINKRKILESAQRHLQKGALDKALADYQTVLQADPRDTNVRLKVGDLLQKAGRNDEAISAYLKVADQFQRDGFDAKAVALYKQVTKIDSKRHDVYVPLADLYQRLGLMSEAMAALQTAAQACQRDGRKREALDLLRRMASLDPANVTSRLKVAELLEQEGLGDEAMAEFREAASELERQGDWEARAGVLERMVELRPERVEELEALANTWLEHGQPRRAHAFAQKLVEADPARPDSHELLARVLSGLGQEELAIDAFRQCAEAWRERGEEGRAREILQRHLPPQDFAALTSATPSPVTATAGGTAAAAELFGAAGELGSEPAAGEGVFGSEPIEVGGDGVVELGGDAPAFAGDLPLAGGGADLGGEPEPAPAPAAPAKPAQAAPSAPSSPAPRAAEPAPEGDVEQLLAEAAVYARYGKHERALACLEAALAQEPAHGAALEQLGDVQAAAGAPERAVEAWTRAAEQAGEARDAARFALLRARIEGLDPAAAAALHAPLPAGAAAPTVLFDLGQTGGVDEAEEAPAGELDDIEIDVDDVSLDGGEHEPAPGSTGAGAAELELDLDDGSLAAVEPAGAPAHAAAVAPEPDLDLDLDDRSEPAPAPDDAAGEVEDEIVFDGEDAAASLPVPDDTEPPAAREQTWELPEEELATAPPHLPRSDAAADVDPAVRSEVPPGELSASAAQHIQEDLEEAGFYFDQGLLAEAEAVYRRILARAPSHPGALLRLGEIAVQRGGPIAVPAPLPVAPEPAAPAVAREDALEVEPPDALDLTAPALDEDEWPGEVAPPVEAEDSTANVLASGPDASLDDTTLRPTPAPAFAVAPAPEAPVAPAAPAPVAVAAAPRASEEPELTAPDLPQDDETGGAAFDLAAELSEALADATPSAGAGTDDEGFSSLFREFKRGVSQTLGEGDVETHFDLGIAYREMGLLEDAIGEFRHALGSPVRRLDALQLMGLCAIDLGRGQDAVGHLEQALASPDVPSEREAPLRYELGRAYQILPDRVRALDAFHRVQQLEPGFQDVAERVAALERGSAAEPEAEPAESVEAFESFDDLVAEAAEDAPAAPRYESFDDVVAEANHEDEEVSAELEEASPSEEGEGTELPDSGAGGSPDDGGAALERETEAAFLDATLAGVEVAEPESGPAPEHAPEPQTVEPVAPVQRRRRKVSFF